Proteins found in one Paraburkholderia caballeronis genomic segment:
- a CDS encoding polyprenyl synthetase family protein, producing the protein MSSTATSAPNAAALLAPIADDMEQVNRVIRQRLASEVMLINQISEYIIGAGGKRLRPALLLLVSGALGDRSAHRYELAAVIEFIHTATLLHDDVVDESDLRRGRQTANALFGNAASVLVGDFLYSRSFQMMVGVGKMRVMEILSEATNIISEGEVLQLLNMHDADVDEARYMQVIRYKTAKLFEAAAQLGAVLSGSDARTEEAAAEFGRRIGTAFQIMDDWLDYTGTAESMGKNAGDDLREGKPTLPLIWLIEHGTPAEAALARDAIEQGGTTRFDEIFQAITRSGALDHTLQCAKAEAQAAADAISSFPSSIYKDSLLELCSYSTTRQS; encoded by the coding sequence ATGTCGTCCACCGCCACTTCCGCCCCCAACGCCGCAGCCCTGCTTGCCCCGATCGCCGATGACATGGAACAGGTGAACCGTGTCATCCGCCAGCGTCTGGCGTCGGAGGTGATGCTGATCAACCAGATTTCCGAGTACATCATCGGTGCGGGCGGCAAGCGTCTGCGTCCGGCGCTGCTGCTGCTCGTGTCGGGCGCGCTCGGCGACCGCAGCGCGCACCGCTACGAACTGGCGGCCGTGATCGAGTTCATCCACACGGCGACGCTGCTGCACGACGACGTCGTCGACGAGTCCGACCTGCGGCGCGGCCGGCAGACCGCGAACGCGCTGTTCGGCAACGCGGCGAGCGTGCTGGTCGGCGACTTTCTGTATTCGCGCTCGTTCCAGATGATGGTCGGCGTCGGCAAGATGCGCGTGATGGAGATCCTGTCGGAAGCGACGAACATCATCTCCGAAGGCGAAGTGCTGCAACTGCTGAACATGCACGACGCCGACGTGGACGAGGCGCGCTACATGCAGGTGATCCGCTACAAGACCGCGAAGCTGTTCGAGGCGGCGGCGCAGCTGGGCGCGGTGCTGTCCGGCTCGGACGCGCGCACCGAGGAAGCCGCCGCCGAGTTCGGCCGGCGCATCGGCACCGCGTTCCAGATCATGGACGACTGGCTCGACTACACGGGCACGGCTGAATCGATGGGCAAAAACGCGGGCGACGACCTGCGCGAAGGCAAACCGACGCTGCCGCTGATCTGGCTGATCGAGCACGGCACGCCGGCGGAAGCGGCGCTCGCGCGCGACGCGATCGAACAAGGCGGCACGACGCGCTTCGACGAGATTTTCCAGGCGATCACCCGTTCGGGCGCGCTCGACCACACGCTTCAATGCGCGAAGGCCGAGGCGCAGGCGGCGGCGGATGCGATTTCTTCGTTTCCCTCTTCCATCTACAAAGATAGCCTGCTAGAATTATGTTCTTACTCAACGACGCGTCAGTCTTGA
- the rplU gene encoding 50S ribosomal protein L21 yields MYAVIKTGGKQYKVAVGEKLKVEQIPADIDAEITLDQVLAVGEGESIKFGTPLVSGASVKATVVSHGRHAKVTIFKMRRRKHYQKHGGHRQNYTELRIDAINA; encoded by the coding sequence ATGTACGCGGTCATAAAAACCGGCGGCAAGCAGTACAAGGTTGCCGTTGGCGAAAAACTTAAAGTAGAACAGATACCGGCAGACATTGACGCAGAAATCACGCTCGACCAGGTTCTCGCAGTGGGCGAAGGCGAATCGATTAAGTTCGGTACGCCGCTGGTCAGTGGGGCTTCCGTCAAGGCTACCGTCGTGTCGCACGGACGTCATGCAAAAGTGACCATCTTCAAGATGCGTCGCCGGAAGCACTACCAGAAGCATGGCGGCCACCGCCAGAACTACACCGAACTGCGCATCGACGCGATCAACGCGTAA
- the rpmA gene encoding 50S ribosomal protein L27, whose product MAHKKAGGSSRNGRDSESKRLGVKVFGGQAILAGGIIVRQRGTRMHAGDNVGIGKDHTLYALVDGHVTFSIKGAAKKHLVNVVPAAA is encoded by the coding sequence ATGGCACACAAAAAGGCAGGCGGGTCGTCACGCAACGGCCGCGATTCCGAGTCGAAACGACTGGGCGTGAAGGTGTTCGGCGGCCAGGCGATCCTGGCGGGCGGCATCATCGTGCGCCAGCGCGGCACGCGTATGCATGCCGGCGACAACGTCGGCATCGGCAAGGACCACACGCTGTACGCGCTGGTCGACGGCCACGTCACGTTCTCGATCAAGGGCGCAGCGAAGAAGCACCTGGTCAACGTCGTTCCGGCAGCAGCCTGA
- the cgtA gene encoding Obg family GTPase CgtA: MKFIDEARIEVIAGDGGDGSASMRREKFVPFGGPDGGDGGRGGSVYAIADRNINTLIDYRYTKKHLARNGENGRGSDCYGKGGDDITLRMPVGTAITDQDTGELIADLTEHDQRVLVAQGGAGGLGNLHFKSSTNRAPRQKTEGKPGERRMLKLELKVLADVGLLGMPNAGKSTFISSVSNAKPKIADYPFTTLAPNLGVVRVGPGKSFVIADIPGLIEGAAEGAGLGHQFLRHLQRTGLLLHLVDLAPFDESVDPVAEATAIVGELRKYDESLYEKPRWLVLNKLDMVPEDERAARVAEFVKRFGWDGPVFEISALTGQGCDNLCYAVYDYVSSHSDARRAADAEDLASDVRFRDAPASSAGGEDADASHE, from the coding sequence ATGAAGTTCATTGACGAAGCGAGAATTGAAGTCATCGCCGGCGACGGGGGCGATGGCAGCGCGTCGATGCGGCGCGAGAAGTTCGTCCCGTTCGGCGGGCCGGACGGCGGCGACGGCGGGCGCGGCGGCAGCGTCTACGCGATCGCGGACCGCAACATCAACACGCTGATCGACTACCGCTACACGAAGAAGCATCTGGCGCGCAACGGCGAGAACGGGCGCGGTTCCGACTGCTACGGCAAGGGCGGCGACGACATCACGCTGCGCATGCCGGTCGGCACGGCGATCACCGATCAGGACACCGGCGAGCTGATCGCCGACCTCACCGAGCACGATCAGCGCGTGCTGGTCGCGCAGGGCGGCGCGGGCGGGCTCGGCAACCTGCACTTCAAGTCGTCCACGAACCGCGCGCCGCGCCAGAAGACCGAAGGCAAGCCCGGCGAGCGCCGCATGCTGAAGCTCGAACTGAAGGTGCTCGCGGACGTCGGCCTGCTCGGCATGCCGAACGCGGGCAAGTCCACGTTCATCTCGTCGGTGTCGAACGCGAAACCGAAGATCGCCGACTATCCGTTCACGACGCTCGCGCCGAATCTTGGCGTCGTGCGCGTCGGGCCGGGCAAGAGCTTCGTGATCGCGGACATTCCCGGGCTGATCGAGGGCGCGGCCGAAGGCGCGGGCCTCGGCCACCAGTTCCTGCGCCATCTGCAGCGCACCGGCCTGCTGCTGCATCTCGTCGACCTCGCGCCGTTCGACGAAAGCGTCGATCCGGTCGCGGAGGCGACGGCGATCGTCGGTGAACTGCGCAAATACGACGAGTCGCTGTACGAGAAGCCGCGCTGGCTCGTGCTGAACAAGCTCGACATGGTGCCGGAGGACGAGCGCGCGGCGCGCGTCGCCGAATTCGTGAAGCGTTTCGGATGGGACGGCCCGGTGTTCGAGATTTCGGCGCTGACCGGGCAGGGCTGCGACAACCTCTGCTACGCGGTGTACGACTACGTCTCGTCTCACTCGGACGCGCGGCGCGCAGCCGATGCGGAAGACCTCGCGTCGGACGTGCGCTTCCGCGACGCGCCGGCGTCGTCCGCGGGCGGCGAGGACGCCGACGCGTCGCACGAATAA
- the proB gene encoding glutamate 5-kinase produces MRSVIADSRRLVVKVGSSLVTNDGRGLDHAAIGRWAAQIAALRAQAKEVVLVSSGAIAEGMQRLGWSRRPREIDELQAAAAVGQMGLAQVYESRFAEHGIRTAQILLTHADLADRERYLNARSTLLTLLRLGVVPIINENDTVVTDEIKFGDNDTLGALVANLIEGDALVILTDQSGLYTADPRKDPAATLVREADAGAPELEAMAGGAGSSLGRGGMLTKILAAKRAAHSGANTVIASGREPEVLARLASGEAIGTQLIARTARMAARKQWMADHLQVRGHVVIDAGATQKLTAEGKSLLPIGVIGVQGAFARGEVIACLNGDGVEVARGLTNYSSAETKLIQRRPSGEIETVLGYMLEPELIHRDNLVIV; encoded by the coding sequence ATGCGTTCCGTCATCGCCGATTCGCGGCGTCTGGTAGTGAAAGTCGGTTCCAGCCTCGTCACGAACGACGGTCGGGGCCTCGACCATGCGGCGATCGGGCGGTGGGCCGCGCAGATCGCCGCGTTGCGCGCGCAGGCGAAGGAAGTCGTGCTGGTCAGCTCCGGCGCGATTGCCGAAGGGATGCAGCGGCTCGGCTGGAGCCGCCGGCCGCGCGAGATCGACGAACTGCAGGCCGCGGCGGCGGTCGGCCAGATGGGGCTCGCGCAGGTGTACGAGAGTCGCTTCGCGGAGCACGGCATCCGTACCGCGCAGATCCTGCTCACGCATGCGGACCTCGCGGATCGCGAACGCTACCTGAACGCGCGCTCGACGCTGCTGACGCTGCTGCGCCTCGGCGTCGTGCCGATCATCAACGAGAACGACACCGTCGTCACCGACGAGATCAAGTTCGGCGACAACGACACGCTCGGCGCGCTGGTCGCGAACCTGATCGAAGGCGATGCGCTCGTGATTCTCACCGATCAGAGCGGCCTCTACACGGCCGATCCGCGCAAGGATCCGGCCGCGACGCTCGTGCGCGAGGCCGATGCGGGCGCGCCGGAACTCGAAGCGATGGCCGGCGGCGCGGGATCGAGCCTCGGCCGCGGCGGCATGCTGACGAAGATTCTCGCCGCGAAGCGCGCAGCGCATAGCGGCGCGAACACCGTGATCGCGAGCGGGCGCGAGCCGGAGGTGCTGGCGCGGCTCGCGTCGGGCGAGGCGATCGGCACGCAGCTGATCGCCCGGACCGCGCGGATGGCCGCGCGCAAGCAGTGGATGGCCGATCACCTGCAGGTGCGCGGCCACGTCGTGATCGACGCCGGCGCGACGCAGAAGCTGACCGCCGAAGGCAAGAGCCTGCTGCCGATCGGCGTGATCGGCGTGCAGGGCGCGTTCGCGCGCGGCGAGGTGATCGCGTGCCTGAACGGCGACGGCGTCGAGGTCGCGCGCGGCCTCACGAACTACAGCAGCGCGGAGACGAAGCTGATCCAGCGGCGTCCGAGCGGCGAGATCGAAACGGTGCTCGGCTACATGCTGGAGCCGGAGCTGATTCACCGGGACAACCTGGTGATCGTCTGA
- a CDS encoding CNP1-like family protein codes for MKRFALVAGCVAAGVLLAACSGIRQPSNKDDSDFAYLLDRKGVWTENKVTSLPPLPQPNAKLMSFDVSNDTPLSFAIDPASLSVGTDGVVRYTIVITTPTGARNVNYEGIRCDTYEWRLYGSLNADHDGWDQTVANDWDRIEKGTLNAYHSVLYQDYFCANKMPAGKAPVIVQNLRYGRTQSSLMH; via the coding sequence TTGAAACGATTTGCTCTCGTCGCCGGCTGCGTCGCTGCCGGCGTGCTGCTCGCTGCATGCTCGGGCATCCGGCAGCCGTCGAACAAGGATGACAGCGACTTCGCGTACCTGCTCGACCGCAAGGGCGTGTGGACGGAAAACAAGGTGACGTCGCTGCCGCCGCTCCCGCAACCGAATGCGAAGCTGATGTCGTTCGACGTGTCGAACGACACGCCGCTGTCGTTCGCGATCGATCCGGCGTCGCTGTCGGTCGGCACCGACGGCGTGGTCCGCTACACGATCGTGATCACGACGCCGACCGGCGCGCGCAACGTGAATTACGAAGGCATCCGCTGCGACACCTACGAATGGCGTCTGTACGGGAGCCTGAACGCGGATCACGACGGCTGGGACCAGACCGTCGCGAACGACTGGGACCGCATCGAGAAAGGCACGCTGAATGCGTACCACTCGGTGCTTTATCAGGACTACTTCTGCGCGAACAAGATGCCGGCCGGGAAAGCGCCCGTCATCGTCCAGAACCTGCGCTACGGGCGCACCCAGTCGTCACTGATGCACTGA
- a CDS encoding RNA pyrophosphohydrolase, which produces MLDREGFRPNVGIILLNAHNEVFWGKRVREHSWQFPQGGIKYGETPMQAMYRELHEETGLHPEHVKIIGRTRDWLRYEVPDKFIKREVRGHYRGQKQIWFLLRMVGRDCDICLRATEHPEFDAWRWNEYWVPLEAVIEFKRDVYQLALTELSRYLRRVVPRAERSGPHGHDVRYPRIVAQPRVSATQTLVTLDVSIEPSHHASIDDDCGAAESIIVPAPDGRD; this is translated from the coding sequence ATGCTGGATCGTGAAGGCTTTCGCCCGAACGTCGGCATCATCCTCTTGAACGCGCACAACGAGGTGTTTTGGGGCAAGCGGGTTCGCGAACATTCCTGGCAGTTTCCGCAAGGGGGCATCAAGTATGGTGAAACCCCCATGCAGGCAATGTATAGGGAGTTGCACGAAGAAACCGGCTTGCATCCCGAGCACGTCAAGATCATCGGTCGCACGCGCGACTGGTTGCGCTATGAGGTGCCCGACAAGTTCATCAAGCGCGAGGTTCGCGGCCACTATCGTGGGCAGAAGCAGATCTGGTTCCTGCTGAGGATGGTGGGACGCGACTGCGACATCTGCCTGCGGGCGACGGAACATCCGGAGTTCGACGCGTGGCGCTGGAACGAATACTGGGTTCCGCTCGAAGCGGTCATCGAGTTCAAGCGCGACGTCTATCAGCTGGCGTTGACCGAGTTGTCGCGCTATCTGCGACGGGTCGTGCCGCGCGCGGAACGCTCCGGCCCGCACGGTCACGACGTCCGTTATCCGCGCATCGTCGCGCAGCCGCGCGTGAGTGCGACGCAGACGCTCGTGACGCTCGACGTGTCGATCGAACCGTCGCACCATGCGTCGATCGACGACGATTGCGGCGCGGCGGAGAGTATCATCGTGCCTGCGCCGGACGGGCGCGACTGA
- a CDS encoding proline--tRNA ligase, with product MKASRFFIGTLKEAPADAEIVSHKLMVRAGMIRRVAGGIYNYLPVGLRSIRKVEQIVREEMNRAGAIELLMPAVQPAELWQESGRWVKYGPELLRFKDRKQADFVMGPTHEEVVTDIARNQIKSYRQLPVNFYQVQTKFRDEIRPRFGVMRGREFIMKDAYSFDKDVDGLKESYRKMYDAYTRIFTRLGLEFRAVAADNGSIGGSGSHEFHVIADTGEDAIAYCPTSEFAANVEAADALPLVAERAAPTEPMQKVATPGAAKCEAVADMLGIPLERTIKSIVLATDNNADNEGAEPTIWLLLLRGDHDLNEIKVSKQPGLADARFATEAEIVEWFGTPPGYLGPIGTKKPVNVIADSTAANMSDFVVGANDAGYHITGVNWGRDLPEPIVADVRNVKKGDPSPDGKGVLDICRGIEVGHVFQLGTRYSDAMNATFLDETGKPQPMVMGCYGIGITRILGAAIEQNFDDKGIIWPEAIAPFEVVLCPMGYDRSELVREHADRLYGELVAAGIDVILDDRGERPGVMFADWELIGVPHRLVIGERGLKDGKIEYQGRRDAEATLLPAGDAAASVAQKVRAALAR from the coding sequence ATGAAAGCCTCCCGTTTCTTTATCGGCACCCTGAAGGAAGCGCCCGCCGACGCCGAAATCGTCAGCCACAAATTGATGGTCCGCGCGGGCATGATCCGGCGCGTCGCCGGCGGCATCTACAACTATCTGCCGGTCGGGCTGCGTTCGATCCGCAAGGTCGAGCAGATCGTGCGCGAGGAGATGAACCGCGCGGGCGCAATTGAACTGCTGATGCCGGCGGTGCAGCCGGCCGAGCTGTGGCAGGAGTCGGGGCGCTGGGTCAAATACGGGCCGGAACTGCTGCGTTTCAAGGACCGCAAGCAGGCCGATTTCGTGATGGGGCCGACGCACGAGGAGGTCGTCACCGACATCGCGCGCAACCAGATCAAGAGCTATCGTCAACTGCCGGTGAACTTCTATCAGGTGCAGACGAAGTTCCGCGACGAAATCCGTCCCCGTTTCGGCGTGATGCGCGGGCGCGAGTTCATCATGAAAGACGCGTATTCGTTCGACAAGGACGTCGACGGCCTGAAAGAGTCGTACCGGAAGATGTACGACGCGTACACGCGGATCTTCACGCGGCTCGGCCTTGAGTTCCGCGCGGTCGCGGCCGACAACGGCTCGATCGGCGGCAGCGGCTCGCACGAATTCCACGTGATCGCTGACACCGGCGAGGACGCGATCGCGTATTGCCCGACGTCCGAATTCGCCGCGAACGTCGAGGCGGCGGACGCACTGCCGCTGGTCGCCGAACGCGCGGCGCCGACCGAACCGATGCAGAAGGTCGCGACGCCGGGCGCCGCGAAGTGCGAGGCGGTCGCCGACATGCTGGGGATTCCGCTCGAACGCACGATCAAGTCGATCGTGCTCGCCACCGACAACAACGCGGACAACGAAGGCGCCGAGCCGACGATCTGGCTGCTGCTGCTGCGCGGCGACCACGACCTGAATGAAATCAAGGTGTCGAAGCAGCCGGGCCTCGCCGACGCGCGCTTCGCGACCGAAGCGGAGATCGTCGAATGGTTCGGCACGCCGCCCGGTTATCTCGGCCCGATCGGCACGAAGAAGCCGGTCAACGTGATCGCGGATTCGACCGCCGCGAACATGAGCGACTTCGTCGTCGGTGCGAACGATGCCGGTTATCACATCACCGGCGTCAACTGGGGCCGCGACCTGCCGGAGCCGATCGTCGCGGACGTCCGCAACGTGAAGAAGGGCGATCCGTCGCCGGACGGCAAGGGCGTGCTGGACATCTGCCGCGGCATCGAGGTCGGCCACGTGTTCCAGCTCGGCACCCGCTACTCGGACGCGATGAACGCGACCTTCCTCGACGAGACCGGCAAGCCGCAGCCGATGGTGATGGGCTGTTACGGGATCGGCATCACGCGGATCCTCGGCGCGGCCATCGAACAGAATTTCGACGACAAGGGCATCATCTGGCCGGAAGCGATCGCGCCGTTCGAGGTCGTGCTGTGCCCGATGGGCTACGACCGCAGCGAACTCGTGCGCGAGCACGCGGATCGCCTGTACGGTGAACTGGTCGCGGCGGGCATCGACGTGATCCTCGACGATCGCGGCGAGCGGCCGGGCGTGATGTTCGCGGACTGGGAGCTGATCGGCGTGCCGCACCGGCTCGTGATCGGCGAGCGCGGCCTGAAGGACGGCAAGATCGAGTACCAGGGCCGCCGCGACGCCGAAGCCACGTTGCTGCCGGCCGGCGACGCCGCGGCGAGCGTCGCGCAGAAGGTCCGCGCGGCGCTCGCGCGCTGA
- a CDS encoding MarC family protein encodes MEYSFLSATILLILITDPLGNIPLFISCLRGVAKQRRAVVILREVAIAFVILLVFMVAGNRFLRMMGLTDTSLRIGGGIVLFLIALRMIFPHPGGLFGSGDKGGEPLIVPLAIPALAGPSALATVMLLTSQAPGKTLEWVAALTVTMVLCAIVLVLAERIQALLGERVVTAFERLMGLVLVAISVEMILAGIGAFVHQL; translated from the coding sequence GTGGAGTACAGCTTCCTGTCCGCGACGATCCTGCTGATCCTGATTACCGATCCGCTCGGCAACATCCCGCTCTTCATCAGTTGCCTGCGCGGCGTTGCGAAGCAGCGCCGCGCGGTCGTGATTCTGCGCGAAGTGGCGATCGCGTTCGTGATCCTGCTGGTGTTCATGGTCGCGGGCAACCGCTTCCTGCGGATGATGGGGCTCACCGACACGTCGCTGCGGATCGGCGGCGGGATCGTGCTGTTCCTGATCGCGCTGCGGATGATCTTCCCGCATCCGGGCGGTCTGTTCGGCAGCGGCGACAAGGGCGGCGAGCCGTTGATCGTGCCGCTCGCGATTCCGGCGCTCGCCGGCCCGTCCGCGCTCGCGACGGTGATGCTGCTGACGTCGCAGGCGCCCGGCAAGACGCTCGAATGGGTCGCCGCGCTGACGGTCACGATGGTGCTTTGCGCGATCGTGCTGGTGCTCGCGGAGCGGATTCAGGCGCTGCTCGGCGAGCGCGTCGTGACCGCGTTCGAGCGGTTGATGGGACTCGTGCTGGTCGCGATCTCGGTCGAGATGATCCTCGCGGGGATCGGCGCGTTCGTGCATCAGTTGTGA
- a CDS encoding hypoxanthine-guanine phosphoribosyltransferase, producing MNREEALHIFRHSEEIVSEGEVNASIGRMAAEIRQQISEDFPLVLSVMGGAAVFTGMLLPHLDFPLEFDYIHLTRYRNAIKGSAEMQWRVAPAESVKDRVVLVLDDILDEGETMAAIRDRILAMGAKRFMSAVLCEKLISKTKPLHPDFCGFKVPDRYVFGCGMDAKGYWRNLPTIRALTEGA from the coding sequence ATGAACCGCGAAGAAGCCCTGCATATTTTCCGCCACTCCGAAGAGATCGTTTCGGAGGGCGAGGTCAACGCGTCGATCGGCCGGATGGCCGCGGAGATCCGCCAGCAGATCAGCGAGGACTTCCCGCTCGTGCTGTCGGTGATGGGCGGCGCGGCGGTGTTCACCGGCATGCTGCTGCCGCACCTCGATTTCCCGCTCGAATTCGACTACATCCACCTGACGCGCTACCGCAACGCGATCAAGGGCAGCGCCGAGATGCAATGGCGCGTCGCGCCGGCCGAGTCGGTGAAGGACCGCGTCGTGCTCGTGCTCGACGACATCCTCGACGAAGGCGAAACGATGGCCGCGATCCGCGACCGCATCCTCGCGATGGGCGCGAAGCGCTTCATGTCGGCGGTGCTGTGCGAGAAGCTGATTTCGAAGACGAAACCGTTGCACCCGGACTTCTGCGGCTTCAAGGTGCCGGACCGCTACGTGTTCGGCTGCGGAATGGACGCGAAGGGCTACTGGCGCAACCTGCCGACGATCCGCGCGCTGACCGAAGGCGCGTAA
- the ffh gene encoding signal recognition particle protein, with product MLDTLTQRMARVVKTLRGEARLTEANTQEMLREVRLALLEADVALPVVREFIAKVKEKALGEEVISSLSPGQALVGVVQRELTAVIGGDYEGKAAELNLAVTPPAVILMAGLQGAGKTTTVGKLAKLLREKYKKKVLTVSCDVYRPAAIAQLKTVTEQVGADFFPSQPDQKPVDIANAAVDWAKRHYHDVLIVDTAGRLGIDEAMMQEISALHALLQPAETLFVVDAMLGQDAVNTAKAFNDALPLTGVVLTKLDGDSRGGAALSVRHITGKPIKFVGVAEKLDGLEVFHPDRMANRILGMGDILALVEEAQRGVDVQAAQKLADKVKKGGDFDLNDFRAQLSQMKNMGGLSSLMDKLPAQFQQAAAGADMGQAEKQMRRMEGIINSMTPAERAKPELIKATRKRRIAAGAGVQVQEVNRMLNQYDQMRTMMKKLKGGNLQKMMRGMKGMLPGMR from the coding sequence ATGCTCGACACTCTCACCCAACGGATGGCGCGCGTCGTCAAGACGCTGCGCGGCGAAGCCCGGCTGACCGAGGCCAACACGCAGGAAATGCTTCGGGAGGTGCGCCTCGCGCTGCTCGAAGCCGACGTCGCGCTGCCGGTCGTGCGCGAATTCATCGCGAAGGTGAAGGAAAAGGCGCTCGGCGAGGAAGTGATCAGCAGCCTGTCGCCGGGCCAGGCGCTCGTCGGCGTCGTGCAGCGCGAACTGACCGCGGTGATCGGCGGCGACTACGAAGGCAAGGCCGCCGAACTGAATCTCGCGGTCACGCCGCCGGCGGTCATCCTGATGGCCGGCCTGCAAGGCGCGGGTAAAACGACGACCGTCGGCAAGCTCGCGAAGCTGCTGCGCGAGAAGTACAAGAAGAAGGTGCTCACCGTCTCGTGCGACGTCTATCGCCCGGCCGCGATCGCGCAGCTGAAGACGGTCACCGAGCAGGTCGGCGCGGACTTCTTCCCGTCGCAGCCGGACCAGAAGCCGGTCGACATCGCGAACGCGGCGGTGGACTGGGCGAAACGCCACTATCACGACGTGCTGATCGTCGATACGGCCGGCCGCCTCGGCATCGACGAAGCGATGATGCAGGAGATCTCCGCGCTGCACGCTCTGCTCCAGCCCGCCGAGACGCTGTTCGTCGTCGATGCGATGCTGGGCCAGGACGCGGTCAACACCGCGAAGGCGTTCAACGACGCGTTGCCGCTCACCGGCGTCGTGCTGACGAAGCTCGACGGCGATTCGCGCGGCGGCGCCGCGCTGTCCGTGCGTCACATCACCGGCAAGCCGATCAAGTTCGTCGGCGTCGCCGAAAAGCTCGACGGCCTCGAAGTGTTCCACCCGGACCGGATGGCGAACCGGATCCTCGGGATGGGCGACATCCTGGCGCTCGTCGAAGAGGCGCAGCGCGGCGTCGACGTGCAGGCCGCGCAGAAGCTCGCCGACAAGGTGAAGAAAGGCGGCGACTTCGACCTGAACGACTTCCGCGCGCAGCTCTCGCAGATGAAGAACATGGGCGGCCTGTCGTCGCTGATGGACAAGCTGCCCGCGCAGTTCCAGCAGGCGGCGGCCGGCGCGGACATGGGCCAGGCCGAGAAGCAGATGCGCCGGATGGAAGGCATCATCAACTCGATGACGCCGGCCGAGCGCGCGAAGCCGGAACTCATCAAGGCCACGCGCAAGCGCCGCATCGCGGCGGGCGCCGGCGTGCAGGTGCAGGAGGTGAACCGGATGCTGAATCAGTACGACCAGATGCGCACGATGATGAAGAAGCTGAAGGGCGGCAACCTGCAGAAGATGATGCGCGGCATGAAGGGCATGCTGCCCGGCATGCGCTGA
- a CDS encoding cytochrome C assembly family protein produces MDIVLYALTALLYGGLCAADWRAVRHPGAQPVLGGATPVPLPVGGAPAARAPGLGAVARTLLGVALVAHGVLLHMTIFPQSEMVFGFAYALSAMFWLGAGIYWIESFFFPLDGLRLLLLPLAAVASLLPLVFGGVRVLPYAAAPMFKLHFVIANVAYGLFAIAALHAVLMLAVERRLHALRGAGLQRASSARDGWLSSWIETLPPLLTMEKLLFRLISAGFVLLTATLASGIVFSEQLIDRALSLDHKTVFAILSWLMFGALLTARKLSGWRGRAALRWVLASFAALLLAYVGSRFVFEVLLHRPVV; encoded by the coding sequence ATGGATATTGTACTGTATGCCCTCACCGCGCTTCTGTACGGCGGATTGTGCGCAGCCGACTGGCGGGCCGTGCGGCACCCGGGCGCGCAGCCGGTTCTCGGCGGCGCGACGCCGGTGCCGCTGCCCGTCGGCGGCGCGCCGGCCGCGCGCGCGCCCGGCCTCGGCGCCGTCGCGCGCACGCTGCTCGGCGTCGCGCTCGTCGCGCACGGCGTGCTGCTGCACATGACGATCTTCCCGCAGAGCGAGATGGTGTTCGGCTTCGCGTACGCGCTGTCGGCGATGTTCTGGCTCGGCGCGGGCATCTACTGGATCGAAAGTTTTTTCTTCCCGCTCGACGGGCTGCGCCTGCTCCTGCTGCCGCTCGCTGCGGTCGCGTCGCTGCTGCCGCTCGTGTTCGGCGGCGTGCGAGTGCTGCCCTACGCGGCCGCGCCGATGTTCAAGCTTCATTTCGTGATCGCGAACGTCGCATACGGGCTGTTCGCGATCGCCGCGCTGCACGCGGTGCTGATGCTAGCGGTCGAGCGCCGGCTGCACGCGCTGCGCGGCGCGGGGCTGCAACGCGCGTCGAGCGCGCGCGACGGCTGGCTGTCGAGCTGGATCGAAACGCTGCCGCCGCTGCTGACGATGGAAAAGCTGCTGTTCCGGCTGATCAGCGCCGGCTTCGTGCTGCTCACCGCGACGCTCGCGTCGGGCATCGTGTTCAGCGAGCAACTGATCGATCGCGCGTTGAGCCTCGATCACAAGACCGTGTTCGCGATCCTGTCGTGGCTGATGTTCGGCGCGCTGCTGACCGCGCGCAAGCTGTCCGGCTGGCGCGGGCGCGCGGCGCTGCGCTGGGTGCTCGCGTCGTTCGCGGCGCTGCTGCTCGCTTACGTCGGCAGCCGGTTCGTTTTCGAGGTGCTGCTGCACCGTCCCGTTGTCTGA
- a CDS encoding PP0621 family protein, with amino-acid sequence MRQILLLILLFVVGQWFVKALRRAQAQERPDAPPQPAAPPRSAGEARRNGGARPRTARPASLSEPMVRCAECGVHAPRSESVTAVGQSFCCNEHARKYTARSAGQDRAAR; translated from the coding sequence ATGAGACAGATACTTCTCCTGATCCTGCTGTTCGTCGTCGGTCAGTGGTTCGTGAAGGCGCTGCGGCGCGCCCAGGCGCAGGAGCGGCCCGATGCGCCGCCGCAGCCGGCGGCTCCCCCGCGCAGCGCGGGGGAGGCGCGCCGCAACGGCGGCGCGCGGCCACGCACCGCGCGGCCGGCGTCGTTGTCCGAGCCGATGGTCCGCTGCGCGGAGTGCGGCGTGCACGCGCCGCGAAGCGAATCGGTGACGGCCGTCGGCCAGTCGTTCTGCTGCAACGAGCACGCGCGCAAGTACACGGCGCGCTCGGCCGGCCAGGATCGCGCCGCGCGATGA